The following nucleotide sequence is from Apium graveolens cultivar Ventura chromosome 4, ASM990537v1, whole genome shotgun sequence.
ggtatcagagcttgatACATACAATCTGTCTGTACACTCATGGAAACTAACAAGGGAAAGGAGGGCTCATTTGGTTTAAGTTTTCCGATGCTCAACAAAATGAACTACACAGATGGTCACTAAAAATGAAGGTTTTCATGCAAGCCCACGGCGTGTGGGATGCTATAGAACCTAAAGAAGATACAGCAGTTGTCGAGGATAAGGTAGATAAATGTGCAATGGCCATAATCTACCAGGGAATTGCTGAGGACCTGTTGTTGTCAATTGCAGATAAGAAAACCTCAAAGGAGGCGTGGGATGCCATCAAGACAGTACATCTGGGTGCAGATAAAGTAAAAAAGGCGAAGGTTCAGACTCTTAAATCAGAGTTTGAAGCCCTCACTATGAAGGACACTGAGCAACTTGACGATTTCTACATGAGGCTGAACGGCTTAGTAGCCAATATACGTACGTTGGGAGAGGAGATTGAAGAAGAATACGTGGTCAAGAAAATTCTGCGAGCTGTACCCACCAGATTCTTACAGATAGCTTCAGCTATTGAGCAGTTCGGGAACCTGGAGCAAATGTCTGTTGAGGAGACAGTGGGCTCTCTTAAGGCCCATGAAGAAAGAGTACGTGGGAAAAATGAGAGCAGTGATCAACAGCTACTTCTCACCGAAAAAGAATGGGTGAAAAGGGAGAATAAGGAAGGCCAACTATTACTCACTCGGGATGAGTGGGTGAAGCGAGCGAACAGAGGTAGCTCACGGGGAAGAGATGTAACAAAGGGAAGAGACTTCTCTAGAGGTGGTCGTGACAGAAACAACATACGCTGTTTTAATTGCAGTGCTTACGGACACTATGCTGCGGAGTGTCGTAAACCCAGGAGAGAAAAGGAGCAAAATCATGAGGCAAATTTGGCCTATGTAAATGATGATGAACCCACTCTTTTGCTGGCAGAATGTCATGGTGTCAAGGATGAGATGATTTTGCTCCATGAAGGAGGAGTAAGTCCAAAATTGAACAAAGCTGGATTCGAAGGACAAAGGGACACAAGTGTGTGGTATCTCGATAATGGGGCTAGTAACCACATGACCGGTTACCGTCACAAGTTCACTAAACTGGATGAAGGAGTGAGAGGTAGAGTCAAGTTTGGAGATGGATCCACAGTTGAAATACATGGGAAAGGATCAATCAATCTTACAACTCAGGATGGCAAGGAATGTACTCTCAAAGAGGTATACTTTATTCCAAGTCTATGCAATAATATAATTTCATTGGGCCAATTGTCTGAAGGTGGTAGTAAAGTGATTATTAAGGGAGAATTTTTGTGGATTTATAATGAGAAAAATACCATGATAATGAAAGTGAAGCGTGCATCAAATAGATTATACAAGGTTTTAATAAAGGATACTAGTGGAATGTGTTTGTTAACAAAAGCAGATGATTTGACCTTGCTTTGGCATGCACGGCTTGGTCATGTGAATTTTAACTCTATGAATCTGATGTCCAAGAATCGAATGGTACATGGTTTGCCCACTTTTACACACCCAAAGGAAGTGTGTAAGGTATGCTTGATGTCTAAACAAGCGAGACGCCCGTTTCCCACACAGTCTGTCTTTAGTGCCAAGGAACGGCTGGAACTCATCCATGGAGACATCTGTGGCCCTATCTCTCCATCAACACCAGCTGGTAACAAGTATTTTCTATTGTTTGTTGACGATTTTAGTCGTGCAATGTGGGTTTATATGCTCAGGACAAAGGATGAAGCACTGACATATTTTAAGATTTTTAAAGTATTAGTGAAAAAGGAATCAAACCAGACTATTAAAGTTCTTCGCACTGATAGAGGAGGAGAATTCTGCTCGAAGGCCTTTGCAAGTTTTTGTAACGATATGGGTATTGCTCGCCACTTTACAGCTCCATACACTCCACAACAGAACGGAGTTGTGGAGTGACGCAACAGAACTGTGGTTGCCATGGGGAGGAGTCTACTGAAAGAAAGAAACATGCCTATGTATATGTGGGGAGAAGCAATAAGGCACGCCGTTTATTTGTTAAACTGAGTGCCAACTCGAGCAGTTGAAGGTGCAACGCCTTATGAGTCATGGTCAGAGAAAAAGCCACAGGTGGAATATCTCAAGGTCTTTGGCTGCATTGCTTATATGAAAGTACCAAGTGTGCATACAACTAAATTGGATGACAGAAGTGTTCGTGTTGTTCATCTTGGACGAGAAGCAGGTACAAAGGCTTACCGTTTGTTCAATCCCGACACTGGGCGTGTGCACATTAGTCGGGACGTCGTGTTCGATGAAGCAAAGGGATGAAATTGGAACAATGCAACTAAAGATGATACACAGGTGTCGACATCGTTCACTGTGGCAGGGGTATTCGGTGAAGAAACTCAGGACGAAGAAATATCGAGTGATCAAGGCACTCCTCGAGTGGAAAATATGGGAGATGAAAAATGGTCAAACAATCATTCTTCTGAATCAGGTGAAGCAGAGTCACCTCAGTCACATACCTCACAGACTCCTCAGTCTCATTACAGCACCACAGAAACTCTAAATGAAGATGCCTATGATGGTAGTGAGTCACCTCATCGTTACAGGCTACTTCAGGACATATACAACGAAACTGAGCAGCAGGAACTGAACGATGACTTAGCTGACGAGTTGTTGTTAGCTGGGATTGATGAACCAGTACATTTTGCAGAAGCAGTAAAAGAAAGTTGCCGGAGACAGGCCATGGACTGTGAAATTGAAGCTATAGAGAGAAACAGAACCTGGGAATTGACAAACTTGCCACCTGGTCACAAGTCGATTGCTTTGAAGTGGGTTTACAAAGTAAAAAAAGACACCGATGGGAAGATTTTGAAGCATAAGGCAAGACTCGTCGCCAAGGGATATGTACAGAAATGTGGTATTGATTTCGAACAAGCTTTTGCCCCAGTAACAAGGATGGAAACAGTACGATTACTTCTAGCATTGGAAGCCCAAAATTCTTGGGAAGTTCATCATTTGGACGTTAAATCAGCGTTCTTAAATGGTCAACTATATGAGGAGGTATATGTCCAGCAACCAGAAGGTTATGAGAAGCAAGGGGAAGAGCAAAAGGTCTACAGGTTGTTTAAAGCACTGTACGGGCTTCGACAAGCTCCTCGAGCTTGGTACAATCAACTGAATAAGTGTCTGGAAAAACTTGGGTTTATCAAATGCCCGTTGGAACATGCTGTGTATACTAAAAAGGAGGATGATGAAACTTTGATTATAGGTGTATATGTAGACGACTTGATCATCACGGGCACGAATGTAACCAATATTGTTCAGTTCAAGGCACAgatgagtaaagaattcgagatgtCAGATCTTGGACAACTGAGTTATTATCTTGGCATTGAAGTAAAACAAGGAGCAGGGCATATCGAGTTAAAACAGACGGCGTACGCTAGAAAAGTGTTGGAGAAGGCTGGCTTAACAGATTGCAACTCAGCCAAGTACCCGATGGAACCAAAGATTCAACTACACAAGGATGAGAAAGGTGAAGCTGTAAATTCTACGGATTTTAAGAGTATGGTGGGTGGTTTGAGGTACTTGGTGCATACGCGCCCTGACATTGCGTATGCAGTAGGCTTGGTGAGTAGATTCATGGAGAGACCTACTGTGTTGCACCTGAATGCTGTAAAAAGAATTATGAGGTACGTGAAAGGGACGTTAAACTATGGACTGGTGTATGCTCGAGGTCGTGGTGACTATATGCTTTCTGGCTTCTCTGATAGTGATCTTGCAGGCGACATTGTGGACAGGAAATCAACAGGAGGTATGGCTTTTTATCTTGATGAAGCATTGATCACATGGGTATCTCAAAAACAACGATGTGTGGCGTTGTCATCGTGTGAAGCTGAGTTTATGGCAGCCACGGCTGCGGCCTGTCAAGGGATTTGGTTACACAGTTTGTTAAGTCAGATTATGAACATCAAAGCTGGACCAGTTGTGCTTTACATTGATAATAGGTCTGCTATAGACCTTGCTAAAAATCCAGTGTTCCACGGACGTAGTAAACACATAGATGTGCGCTACCACTTCATCCGAGAATGTGTAGAGAAAGGTTCCATAGTTATCAGACATGTGAACACAGAGGCACAGCGAGCAGATATTCTTACAAAGCCCATGTCAATTGTTAAGTTTGAAAGGATGCGCCAGCTGCTGGGAGTGAAGGACCTTAATCAAttttagattaagggggagtttGTTGGAATATTAATTTAATCTAAATATGATTAATTCTGTTTTAATAATAAATCAGCTGTGTATACGTGGTTGTATGCAGTTAGAATAGGTCTTAGTAGTTGAGTCTATCTAGGAGAGTAATGGAGATAAATCAGGTATTTAGTTCCTGGTTTATAGTTGTTAGTTTCTCTTGTTTTAAACATTCAGCATGTATTCATTTTAGTCAGCTCTTCAATTATTATCCATTCAGAAATATTAGTCAAGCACGTTTGCTGATTGTGAGTCTATATTACTATATCTACACTTATAAGAGGTACCATTTATTCTGAGCATTTCCTCTTGCTCCGTAGAAAGTGCTTTGTACCAAGTACTTTCAGCCCCAGGATAGTTCATCAACCACACATCCATACGAGAATTGGAGCAGTCAATAATACAAAGATTTTCTCCTACACCATCCAGAAATATCGTTTTGGAACTGTCATCCTCAATAGGAGGTGAAGGGACCTCCTTGAACTGTTGAAGTTCAAGATCGAAGCCAACAATTATATCCTCGGAATCGATTTCATTCTTAATTGCAGTCCAATGGAGAGATCCACTTGCAAATATGCCCCAAATTCCAGTAAAACTAATGTTATTTGGAACGTTTTGAATCCGTGTCCAAGCATTGGTTTTGAAGCTGTAAACAAAGACTAATAAGCCACCAAAATGAACACAACAGTCTGCAATCATGACCACCTTATAATCATCATTGACCACatcataaccaaatccaaatgaGAATCTTTCATCCCATTTAAACGAACTTGGAAACTCAGGTGGCGCGGAAGCTACCTTTTTGAACTTCCTAAGTACAGGATTCAACAAATATACATCTCTCAAATTTTTCAGCACACACATCAAACCATTACAAGCACACACATATTCAGCACCACGGAGTAATGTCTTGAGCGGATCACATATTTTGACAACAGAAGCAGAATCCTCATACGAAGAATCGAGACTAGCTAAATAAAACATCTGATCAGCACAAACTTTTATTATCATAAGACCATCACCAGCATTGCGATCACGGCTAGTCTTAAGATGTTTCTTGACAAAAGCAGTGCTATCAATAAGAGAGCACCAGTCTTTACACACACTTCGACAACGAAGAACATACTTAACGGGTACTCAACAAAGTACCTCATCGATCATCTCGCAAGGAAGTGCCATTTTACAAATGTAGTACTATAGGGTTTGGAAAATGAAAGTTCAGCTAGCAGAGTAGGAAACCAAATGATGAATAAGAATCTGCAATAAGTAGCTAAATAGCTTAAAAATAGATGAGACagtaaatatatattttatacaaGAAAACCTTcctaaatttataatttttttccgTACCAACCATTACAATGAAATAAGTAAATATGTCTGATTTTAAAGATATTCAATTATGGAAAATGGCCAAAAAAAACAATTCCTAACAGCATACCACACACTACTTAAGATCCTTTCAGGCAAAAATATTAACGGCTTAATGGTAATGACGGTTAGTTACTTGAAATGATGGACAATTTCGCATactgaaaaataaaaattatactTATGTATGATATACTGCTCTAAGCTAGACCTTTTCAATAATTGGACAACCATAAACTTTACAACAGAGATATAGCAATGAAGAGAAAGGAAGGTTACCGGTCTCAGGTGCACAGGCTTAATTTTACTTCTGGGCTACTCTTTACACCAATGTTATTTTGGACAAGCCGTTCACTTGATTTTCAAGCTCTTACCAGTGTTCATATATTTGAATGAATATTTAATTTAGATTTCACAAGATAAAGATTTTAAATGGATTATATAATTAAACTCTATTGATATTTGATTTAGATTCTAGATTTGATGAAAAGTTTTTCCATATTTAAAGTATGAGTAAGGATAGGGGTAGAAGATGAAGCACAAAAATATTAGTACAAAACGTGGTGTGAATGAAATGTCGTTTTTTTATTGATTGACATATATGTGAATATAAATGGACCCATTAATTTGGTAAAATTGACCGGTCATAAAACCGAGACGTGTCATTTTATTTTCAATTTTGTATCTCTacatatttaattaaaatgttaaaatttttaatatattagTCATTAATGATTTATTAAAATCTCGGTTAAATTAACAGAAAATACGATTATATTATTCTTACTTTGGACCCATAGTTTAATTTAGATTTCTCAAGTTATTTTCAGAGTTTAAAAGGATTGtataaatttatattaaattctaTTGATATTTGATTTAGATTCTAAATTTCGTGGAAAGTTTATCCAAATTTAGAATACGAGTAATGATAGAGATGCATGATTTACAAATTTTATTAGAAAATGATGTGGTATGAATGACTTGACATTTTCTTATTGGTTGATAACGATATTGATGAGAATATATATGGGGCCATTAATTTGGTCAAAACCGACACGTCTTATTTCGTATCCAATTTTGTATTTCTagcatttttttttaaaaaaataaattctaaatataTGTTATTATTGATTTCTAAAAATCTCGTTTAAATCCACAGAAAATACGATTATAGGATTATTACTGTGGACCTATAGTCATTTTTTGGGCTCCATAGTTGGATTTTAACTTCTCTATATCTCATTTGATTTTTGGTCTGTCAAGTAGAGATTCGGTTTTGTCCGGTAAATAGTATTTCCTTTGTATATTTTCTTGACAAGgatttttaaatttattattaaaattattatttttaaatatactacataaataataattaaattgttTTTAATAATAATTGACTCAATTGTTTAAAAAGCGGATAACTATCTTCTTGGTCAGAGGATCGAATCCCAAGAAaagagaatttatgattatgcctcctgagtcagagtttgtcgcttaaatgtggtttaccttgtttcacgtggtttgcaggctattgcgtgagcccgtagggtttaacCAGTgtgcacccgaagggtagcggccgTAGATTACCTACGAATTTTATTTTACACGAGTGTCAAAAAATGAAACGACCtatctatattttaaaatataaatttatccAAGGAGATTACATATAAAATGAGATTATATATAAAAATCCGTCCTTTAATAATTACCTGAAACTAAGCAAATTTGCCCtttaatttttgaataaacatTTATAAAATAGAGATAATTGCatattaattttcaaattttcgAATTATTAGACATCCCGAAATGCAGAACTAAAGACATGATTGTGTTAAACTTTAATGAAAAATAGCATAAATACAAAAATAAATTGAGTTAAAAAAGGTATATCAACATAGGTTCGTCATGTTTAGAACCTTATACAGTTTTACTTATCTCCTGATGAAAGAAAttcaaacaaaataaattattattactaaATTTAAGCATTCAAACATAACAAGATAAAGAATCCAGGTTATGTACAATGAAACACACTGTTTTGGTAATTTTTTGTGCAATTCGTTTGTCTACTTCAGTTAGTGCACGGACTGTTTATTCAGTAGCATAAACATGAGCAACAATCAAAAAACTTTTTCCAACATCTGAACTATACCATCTGTTGCCAAACTTACGGAACTTGTTTTTCCGAAACACGGAACTTGGAACCTCTATATATTCAACTTGGTTAACTTCGTTAATTGGATCTTTTGTAACCTCTTCAACTGAATCTTCTATAGTTGTTTCTTCATTGTACTTAACTTTATTTATCACTTTAACCTTTTTCTCTTTCTCCAAATGCATAAGACATTCAACTTAAAATTTGAGAAATTTTGTTCCTTAATTAGGAAATGActaacacacagagggggggtgaatgtgttttactatttttaggcttttcttgaatgtttttggttgaacaaagtaaattaattcttgtagtgaaatgtgttcatgcaaaatttaagcttgcagaaaataaagaacacagatcttcaaaactcacttaattttatattcaaatcaagactattttgctacaaaatttctaggctctttgttgataaagagcttagcttcttcttgagagtgttacaagagatttgatctaaattgttgctactgactaaaggaccagtgttaactttataacttaattaactgctggtttacacagtggataataagacatgctattagcttttctaaactgtcacttgtcatttctatttatagaaaagtagatcttccaattctagcttagcatatctttagcatcccgtgttcactttgatcttcctctGTTAGTTAATCTTCATTATTGATATTGCACattcttcaaactgctttttgtagacttgtcaatccatctgttggattgtttgttgattgtttatcttggatattgaactgatctgcaactttgAACTTTGAGATTGGACATCGAGATCTCCggtttaggtctatagaacacttgacatctcgataagtatattggcttatcgagatctctagtactctatattggGTTTGGCTTGTAGAAGTCTTCAGTTCTCTGTAAGAGATTTtaggcttgtcgatatctctagtcttcacatcttcactttgacttatcgataaatcttagttctctagtggttGACATCCCAGAGTTCTCTAGTCATATTTACCTTGTCGATATCCCAGAGTACTTTAGtgaattttaacttgtcgatatctctgatttctctagtgaattttaacttatagatatctctgagttctctagtggaacttgacttatcgataactcagagttctctactgaatgtagacttgtcgataactctgagttctctagtgaaggaatgacttgtcgatatctccaagcttcagttcttcaatttggcttgtcgatatctttctgagttctctagtagctttccatacttctcgataagccattctggagttctcgaatgacttctctataacattaaatttgtgacttgtagagatcttgacttgaagtatttttctccaaatagatttattcaactccaagcttcttcaaaattcttctaaggcatgatcttcttccagatagaatccttaggcttgatactgttttaggaaaaagactctagtctgctcctttgcatttttacagactttaagtgttacaagtacaaaatacaaattaagataacaatacaacttacttagggttgataAAATGTCTTAGTCTagttaaagtacaggcatgtcttttacaacaatctcccccaatttgtgagaagattgcttaacacaaattcatgcctgttaacaagactaaccccaagtttaaaatgatggaagATGAAATTCATACATAGAGCTTGATAGAATTATAACGTGTACAACCTAAGATTCACAAGGTTCAATGATTACAAGACttaggtaaagacagtttttacatctgcttcttctctaagtttatccttcaaatggtcaagaatttcaagttcttctatgataagtgttccacttagaacttctacaagtttttgtctttcTGCCTTAGGATAACCATTGTCCAGAACCTCTAGgcagaatcttgagaatccaccagctctgatgtttagaaatctcccatctttagaaattctgctcattccttttgctttcaactcttctgatttttttatgaacatgtctatttcttcatcatgcctcctatttctttcttcagcttcaacctcttcttttttctttatttcctccctttcaatcaaccattcagctagagatgatcttcatgcccttgtagcagtatccttgccttttaacaaacttatcactctcttaatttctgtaGGAGCCAAAGAATCCATTAAGCTTTTGTTaagaagagtgaatgtaccatcctcAAAATAAATTATGACTTCTCTCAATgatgttgggaaccacggacttggggagttactacgttttacgataaagattacgaaaagaagattaccttgttaatggttgattccacgctcttctattgtattcccaaattcccttgagcgaagtgtggcctccgtcttctcaagttatcctctcttcttgctccttggtggctacaatatgttttcacaccatttccaagcaagaagagaataagaatatatatataggctataatagggaccatggataattaggtttggccttctaattacatcttgagtctagcccaatataattaaatattaattcaatccactaaagaattaatatttgcactacctttcctaataccgtaatttaattaattcggttccaatattatttgcttattaaattccccatgtttaaaatatcatatgtccattaattaaataaattactgataatttatttaattaatatcttttatccttgatcatccactcaacctttatttaattatgccagaataaattccacctgcagggtttcacataattaaatctttttgagctttcaaggggacatcattaacccgaatattatcaggacatggattccttcaataaataatatccaccatgtatataattccatcacccaaaatataatgatataattcaaaagaattatttcatatataaatcaaagcatgtaaataatatacacgtgtcaattactatttccggattaagaacctaagcattaataataacatagaatcttagttctccttcttaatcagtattaagggaacgattctaaatttgatcctgttcaatatacacaaagtatactagcattatttattagtcaatataaactaatctaaataatactacagccataccagtggattgtccaacaccacctgtgctgtgaaccttattatattatataaccgtatttaacaatctaatattctgtatcccatttgatactagattattcacaatatataacattagacaacatgtaaacattcaaatgattctcaattaaactggccagaaataaatgtatatactttaaataaatattttcagtatacactaacaaatGATACAATCCAAACTCTAACAATTTCCTCAGCTAGATATTGGAAATGGTCTTTATctgaggtgcaccaatttagaggtagaaagtcagattccttAAAGCAATTgcagatggccctttcagtgacttctctTTTATTTGTAAGCTTgactttcttaggttttctcccaacagattggagcttgaattttagtgaaggatTGGCCaaaggtagggttgtcattttcttgagattggtgtggcttgaggtgattggaatttttaggaaagagttggttgtttgtttgtatagaaattttagattagatgtttgggaaggtttgatgttcaagatagttgatgttgtaggttgagctgaggtttgagttGGTTGTGTTTGAATTTTTAGGGTTGTTtaagtttctgaatcatcatgagGCCTTCTACTCTTCCTCTCACCTATTCtattcttttcttcatctttcttgtcatcttccttcttcttctctccacccttgctccCGGATGGCTTACTGGACTGACTAGGATTTGatccagaaggattttgatcattcttcttctacccatcatcatccaagtcatccttgttgaactgtgttttgggcaagttggcttctgcatATTCAGATATCTCCCCAGTAGCTTTATTATTTCCATATCATCGttgttcttgtttttcttagctcgtaagctagttcctaggatcatgataagcttcttgtttcCCATGACACAGTGTTTGGGGATATTGAAATATCTGAATTGTCtggtggttggacagatgtatgctatACCCTTACTTGGTTGTAGATATACTTCAAGGAAGGCGGCTACTTAGGCATCTCTCAGTGTAGTTAATAGCATGGTATCTTCACGAGTTATAACTCTAACTTTGCTGAtaaagatatctaactcagatgccctccttgagacaaggcaattgagggacacctgcatacacctgtcTGTTCCTGAGTCATTTGCATTAACCACTATCTTCTCTTCCAGAAAGTTTTCCTTATTGACCTTGGtcactcttatgaaattgatTGTCTTGTCCATGGCctttttatatgtgaagtgattgttgttgagagaagctt
It contains:
- the LOC141720213 gene encoding F-box/kelch-repeat protein At3g06240-like codes for the protein MDDGKKDMAKVRYASAVCSLMYAMVCTRPDIAHAVGVVSRFMSNPGREHWEVVKWLLHYLKGTSKGWIMFHTAFVKKHLKTSRDRNAGDGLMIIKVCADQMFYLASLDSSYEDSASVVKICDPLKTLLRGAEYVCACNGLMCVLKNLRDVYLLNPVLRKFKKVASAPPEFPSSFKWDERFSFGFGYDVVNDDYKVVMIADCCVHFGGLLVFVYSFKTNAWTRIQNVPNNISFTGIWGIFASGSLHWTAIKNEIDSEDIIVGFDLELQQFKEVPSPPIEDDSSKTIFLDGVGENLCIIDCSNSRMDVWLMNYPGAESTWYKALSTEQEEMLRINGTSYKCRYSNIDSQSANVLD